Proteins from one Ficedula albicollis isolate OC2 chromosome 3, FicAlb1.5, whole genome shotgun sequence genomic window:
- the ADSS gene encoding adenylosuccinate synthetase isozyme 2 → MCDLVSDFDDFSERFKVLANQYKAIYPTLKIDIEGELEKLKGYMEKVKPMVRDGVYFMYEALHGPPKKILVEGANAALLDIDFGTYPFVTSSNCTVGGVCTGLGMPPQNVGEVYGVVKAYTTRVGIGAFPTEQDNEIGELLQQRGKEFGVTTGRKRRCGWLDLVSLRYVYMINGFTALALTKLDILDVFPEIKIGVAYKLDGEIIPHFPASHEVLNKVEVQYETLPGWVTDISNARTFDELPVNAQNYVRFIEMELGVPVKWIGVGKSRESMIQLF, encoded by the exons ATGTGTGATCTTGTTTCTGATTTTGATGACTTTTCTGAGAG GTTCAAAGTGTTAGCCAATCAGTACAAAGCAATATATCCTACCTTAAAGATAGATATTGAAGGGGAATTGGAAAAGCTGAAG GGCTACATGGAAAAAGTAAAACCAATGGTAAGGGATGGTGTTTATTTCATGTATGAGGCTTTACATGGACCACCAAAGAAGATCTTAGTTGAAGGTGcaaatgcagcactgctggacaTAGATTTTG gCACATACCCTTTTGTGACTTCATCAAACTGCACAGTTGGAGGTGTGTGCACAGGTCTGGGCATGCCACCACAGAATGTCGGGGAAGTGTACGGGGTTGTGAAGGCCTACACAACCAGAGTTGGAATTGGTGCCTTTCCTACAGAGCAGGATAAT GAAATTGGAGAATTGCTGCAACAGAGAGGCAAAGAGTTTGGTGTTACCACTGGTAGGAAGAGAAGATGTGGCTGGCTGGACCTTGTCTCACTCCGATACGTCTATATGATTAATGGCTTTACTGC ATTGGCACTTACCAAATTGGATATCTTGGATGtatttccagaaattaaaatcGGTGTTGCATACAAATTAGATGGTGAAATCATACCTCATTTTCCTG CCAGCCACGAAGTCTTAAACAAAGTAGAGGTTCAGTATGAGACACTCCCAGGATGGGTTACGGACATATCAAATGCCAGGACGTTTGATGAGCTGCCTGTAAATGCACAGAATTATGTTCGTTTTATAGAAATGGAGTTGGGTGTTCCTG ttAAATGGATTGGAGTAGGGAAATCCAGGGAATCAATGATCCAGCTGTTTTAA